From one Pseudomonas sp. MYb118 genomic stretch:
- a CDS encoding DUF2955 domain-containing protein — MPTERSPRVQRALRLATGTALCLAASFGLALPIPFLAPVLALVLLASVNRPLPLKAGLVLALAALLTTGVGLLLIPVLRYYPVNGVLLVGVCLFLLFGYGLRGGNNLIVTFLVIGLTMIPAAGVADFDLAATIIGALVKGLLLVVLIVAVSHWLFPDPPNAPSPPFAPPLPPEETGRVALRATLIVLPTFLLVLVDPASYLPIILKAVSLGQQSSTTARHAGRELVGSTLLGGVLAVLFWCALSLFVHLWMFFLWMLLFGLVLARKLYALSPSRFSPGFWLNTFITLIILLGQSVQDSAAGKDVYTAFAIRMGLFLLVTLYACLMVRLLDRRATRPAHGLT, encoded by the coding sequence ATGCCTACTGAGCGCTCGCCACGGGTCCAGCGCGCCCTGCGCCTGGCGACGGGCACGGCGTTGTGCCTAGCGGCGAGTTTTGGCCTGGCGTTGCCGATTCCGTTCCTCGCGCCGGTGCTGGCACTGGTGCTGCTGGCCAGCGTCAATCGCCCGTTGCCGCTCAAGGCCGGCCTGGTGTTGGCACTCGCCGCCCTGTTGACCACCGGTGTCGGCCTGCTGTTGATCCCGGTGCTGCGTTATTACCCGGTCAACGGCGTGTTGCTGGTGGGCGTCTGCCTGTTCCTGTTGTTTGGTTATGGTCTGCGCGGCGGCAACAACCTGATCGTGACCTTCCTGGTGATCGGCCTGACCATGATTCCCGCCGCCGGCGTCGCCGATTTCGACCTGGCGGCAACGATCATCGGCGCGCTGGTCAAGGGTTTGCTGCTGGTGGTGCTGATCGTCGCCGTCAGCCACTGGCTGTTTCCCGACCCGCCCAACGCGCCCTCCCCACCCTTTGCCCCGCCGCTGCCGCCTGAGGAAACCGGGCGGGTGGCGCTGCGGGCGACGTTGATCGTGCTGCCGACCTTCCTGTTGGTGCTGGTGGACCCGGCAAGCTACCTGCCGATCATCCTCAAGGCCGTGAGCCTGGGCCAGCAAAGCTCCACCACCGCCCGCCACGCCGGGCGCGAACTGGTGGGCTCGACGTTATTGGGCGGTGTACTGGCCGTACTGTTCTGGTGCGCGCTCAGCCTGTTCGTGCATCTGTGGATGTTCTTTCTGTGGATGCTGCTGTTCGGGCTGGTCCTGGCGCGCAAGCTCTACGCCCTGAGCCCGAGCCGTTTCAGCCCGGGCTTCTGGCTCAACACCTTCATCACCCTGATCATCCTGCTCGGCCAGTCGGTGCAGGACAGCGCGGCAGGCAAGGACGTCTATACCGCGTTCGCGATCCGCATGGGCCTGTTCCTGCTGGTGACGTTATATGCGTGCCTGATGGTGCGCCTGCTGGACCGTCGAGCCACGCGCCCCGCTCACGGATTGACCTGA